TAACTTATTTCCTGGCAGGATTTACGCCTGCCCTTGTCAGCACTATTGCTGTGCTGGTTATTGCATGTCCTTGTGCATTAGGCTTGGCTACACCAACTGCAGTAATGGTTGGTACTGGAAAAGGTGCTGAAAATGGCCTCCTTATTAAAGGAGCTGAACATCTTCAAACAGCACAGCGGGTAACTACCGTTGTACTGGATAAGACCGGTACTATAACTAAAGGAGAACCCGATGTAACAGATATCATCACATTTGGGGAATACAGTGAAAATGAATTATTGCAATTAGCTGCTTCTGCCGAAAAAGGTTCAGAGCATCCACTTGGAGAAGCAATTATTAATGGAGCAAAAGGGAAGAATCTTCAGCTCCAGGATGCTCAAAATTTTAATGCTATCCCAGGGCATGGAATTCAAGTGGACATAAATGATCAAAAGGTATTTATAGGGAATAAAAAGTTAATGCACAAAAATAGTATCGTTATTGATACTGCATTAAATCGAATGGAAAAACTTGAAGGTGAAGGGAAAACTGCTATGTTAATAGCAGTTAATGACAACCTTGCCGGTATAATCGCAGTTGCTGATACAGTAAAGGAAACATCTGCAAAAGCAATTAAACACCTTAAAAACATGGGCATAGAAGTTATTATGATAACTGGCGATAATAAATTGACAGCCGAGGCTATCGCCAATCAGGTGGGGGTTGATCGGGTACTTGCCGAAGTTCTCCCAGAAGACAAATCAGCCGAGGTAGAAAAATTGAAGCAGGAAGGGAAAATTGTAGCCATGGTCGGGGATGGTATCAATGATGCACCAGCACTAGCTGCTGCGCATGTTGGTATTGCCATTGGAACAGGTACAGATGTTGCTATGGAAGCTGCGGATATCACCTTAATGCGAGGTGATTTAATGGGAATAGTTGATACAATTAGCTTATCAAAATCTACAATGAGAAAAATCAAACAAAATCTTTTCTGGGCATTTGCGTATAATGTCATATTGATACCGGTTGCAGCAATCGGCCTTTTAAACCCAATTCTCGCTGGAGGAGCTATGGCTTTCAGTTCTGTTTCAGTAGTTGGCAATACACTGTTTTTACGAAAATGGAAACCTATTCGCTAGAAAAGGTCTAGAAAAAAGTACAAGAAATGGGAGTGACTTACTGAGTCATTCTCGTTTCTTCCCTTACCTATGAAAAAACCATACAGATTAGTAATTTTTAAATGATTGCCTTCTATGCAGTTATTAAGTAATAATTTTGACTTTCAGATAAATGTTCGCAGATGGGGAATAAAAGATTAAGGGAATTGATGTGTCGAATTACTAATTCAGGGTAAGATAATCTAAAATGCCAAAGGAGGAGTTTCTTGAATGTTAAGAATTAATACAAAAGGATTAATGCTATTTGTATTGCTGACCTCTCTTTTATTACTACTAGGGGCATGTGCAAATGCAAATGAAGAAAAAAATGAAAGTACGGGGAATAACAATACAGAAGAGAACCAAGATAATATGGATGAAGATATGGAAGATATGGATCATGGCAATATGGATATGTCCGGTTCGGGTGAAGTTCCTGAAGGTTTAAAAGAGGCGGCTTCACCAGCTTATAAAGTTGGGAGCAAAGCAATTATTGAATCCGATCATATGCCAGGTATGAAAGGTTCGGAAGCAACTATTGTAGGGGCATTTGACACAACAGTTTATACTGTTTCATATACTCCGACTACCGGGGGAGAAAGAGTGGAAGATCATAAATGGGTGATTCATGAAGAGTTAGAGGGAGTCAGAGAAGAAGCACTTAAACCTGGAGCAGAAGTTACTATAAATGCTGAACATATGGAGGGAATGGACGGGGTAACTGCTGAAATTGATTCTGCTGAACAAACAACAGTGTACATGGTTGATTTCACACTGACTACGAATGGTGAAGAAGTGAAAAATCATAAATGGGTAACAGAAGATGAACTATCACCGGTTGAATAAAACAACTTAAAAGTAACAGGGTGTCAGGTAAGTCATATTTTAGACTTTCTGAACACCCTTTTTTATGTGATTATTTTTCGAGTTACCCTTTGTAAATAAAAGGCCATTATATAAGATAATTAAGATGTTCTTTCTTCTATTTTAGTTCTTCTAAATACTGCCTCAATTCTTGCTACAATTCTGCCTCACTAGATCGTTTTAAAGGAAACAGAGAGTGGAAAAAAGAATAATTGGTTATCAGTTGCTAAATTATTAAAATGCTTTAGCCATTGAACTTTAGTCTTGAAGAAACAATACTTTATGACTTGTCTAAGTTGATTCTTGAATCAACTTGAATTAGGAAAGACGTCCGATAATCTAGGATTATCAGATTTCTCCACATTTTCTTGATTTTTTTAATCTATTATTAAATGAGTAATACAAATAAAATGAAGTAGTTATTGAGTTAGGGTGAGAATTTTATATGCCTTCTAGGTTGAAGAATATATCTTTTAAATTGGGCCTTTTGTTCAGTGGGATATTTGTCTGCTTCCTTCTACTGCTTGGTTTGGTCCTCTATAGTGTTTTCACAAATGTCTTGATTGATTATATTAAGCAGGATGTCCTCACGCGTGGAAACAACCACGCCCGTATTTTAGAAGAAAACTTCGACCGGGCAACGATTGGCCATGTGGTTGAAATGGAACAAGGAGTCACAACTGAGGTGCTTATTGTAGATTCCGAAAACAATATCATCGCTGCTTCAAAAGACCCCGACAATGACATGAAGAAGCATCTTGGAGAAAACAGGAAAAAAAGCAGTTATATTCTAGAAGATGATTGGAGGGACCATCGCTATATCATCTCAGTCTCTGTTATTGGCGATCAAGAAGGGTATGTTTACATGTACTATCCTTCAAACATCCTCCGAGAAATCGTCTTTGTCATGAATGCCCTTATCACAATAGCCAGTGTTGGGATTATCCTCCTGGCTTTCGGGCTTATCGGTATTTTGTCAAAAAAACTGACCAGTCCATTGCTTGCAATGAAGGAAGCCACTTCTAAAATGTCATTGGGAAAGTATATGCAAACGATTCCGGTCAAAGGCGAGGATGAAGTAGCCCAACTTGGCATATCTATCCAGAAGTTGGGTGAACAACTTCAATACTTTGAAGATAGCAGGAATGAATTCCTGGCTGCAGTATCCCATGAACTTCGGACTCCCTTGACATACATCAAAGGGTACAGCGATGTGTTGAAAAAAGGAATGGCAAATAGCGACGAAGAAAAAGAGGAGTACTTATCAATCATAAATAAAGAGGCACAGCGGCTATCCATCATGATTAATGACCTGTTTGAAATGAGCAAGCTTCAGGTAGGGAAATTCGAACTGGATAAAAGGCCGGTCAACCTAAATGAGCTAATTAATAAAACAGCTACGAACCTCAGACCTGAAGTGGTAAAAAAAGGACTGAAGATCACTCTTGAACTTGAGGACGGACTGCCAAAAACAAAAGTAGATAAAGAGAGAATGGAGCAGGTTTTCTACAACCTGCTTGAAAACGCGGTAAAATACAGCACTGAAGGCGAAATTACCATTCGATCCTCGACCAAAAAGGACCTTGTTGTTGTAGAAATCTGTGATACTGGGGAAGGAATACCTAAGCCTGAACTTTCCCGAATTTGGGATAGATTTTACCGGGTGGAACGTTCAAGGGGAAGGAAAACTGGAGGAACAGGTCTTGGACTCTATGTGGTGAAGCAAATTATCGAAGCCCATGGTGGACAGATTCAGGTTAACAGTAAGCTGAATGAAGGTACTGTTTTTACCATCTACTTAAAAACTTCCAAGGAGAGAGTGGAATGAACAAAATATTGATTGTTGACGACGAGGCACAAATGAGAAAGCTGGTTAAACTTTATCTGCTTCAAGAAGGCTATCATGTGGAGGAAGCAGAGGACGGACAGGAGGCAATTGACATGCTTCGAAAGGATGACTACGACCTGATGATTCTGGATGTAATGATGCCTATGATGGACGGGTGGGAGACAATACAGCATGTGCGTAAAATGTCTGACTTGCCGATTATCATGCTTACTGCTAAGGGTGCTGTCCAGGACAAAGTTACTGGCTTATCAACAGGGGCGGATGATTACCTTGTCAAACCTTTTGATGAAGCAGAGCTGCTAGTAAGGGTCAAAGCACTCCTTAGGAGGACCGGCCATTCCAATTCTGGAGAGAACATCTTGAAGTATCAGGGGATGGTAATTGACCTCATCGCGAGGGAAGCAATGTATGAAGGGTTGAGTATCATCCTGACACAGACTGAATTCGACATTCTCGCAGCACTAATCGAGCACAGGGGAAAAGTCTTATCACGAGAACAACTTGTGGATATGATTTGGGGGATTGAATTCATGGGTGAGGACCGGACTGTGGATTCGCATATCAAAAACCTTCGTGAAAAGTTGCAGAAAGCTGGAGTGGATAAGTCTATTGTTAAGACAGTTTGGGGTATTGGATATAAAATGGAATAGTGGTGATGAAAAATGAAGCGTTTATTGCCGATCATCATAATGACATTTTCCACCATAACAGGGTTGTTTTTCCTGTTTTTCGTAGTCAGAATGATATGGTTCCCGCCAACTTCCATGGGGATGATGATGGGAAGGCAAATGATGTACCATCATATGCGTTTCTGGTTCGGTCAGGCTTTTTGGCTGTTCCTTATATTGCTTGGAATCGGTTTGTTGCTGTGGATGGTGTTCAACCGCATTAATCGAAAAAAATAAGTAGTCATAACCCTTTTATGCCTTCCTTGTTCACTTCAAGAACAAGGAAGGCTGTTTTATTTTATACAGTAGTGACCTATAGTGTATCAGCCAATAAGAAAATTACATATTTATTAATTTCAATTAAGGAGATGACGCAAAGAATTTTGGTATCGCATCAACGGGTCAAACCGTATTCATCAATATTTAGTGAGGATTCAAGTTCTTATATTCATAATTGAAAATGAATTAACTTACTTACTCAACTACGATAATTCCGACCATTCCGTTCTCTCTATGCCCTGGCAGGGAACAATAAAACTCATATGAACCAGTTTCAGTAGGAGTAAAAGAAATGTTTCCCTCCTCATGTGGACTAGCATGTAAATGTAGTCCATCTCCATGTGAATCATGTGAACCATGTGATGTGATGTTTTCCTGGTCGGTATTAGGCAATGTCGGCATTTTTACTATCACGATATCATGCTCTATGGAGTCGTGATTAGTAAAGGTAAGTAAGACTTTTTTGTTTTTTGACAAATTGATTTTACTTGGAGAATAGGAAAATTTTGATGGGTTAACTTGAATAGTTATTCGGTTTAATTGCTCATCCTTGTCATCAGTAGTAATTTGGGAATGGTTCTCATGTATTGGTGATTCTTTTGAAATAACCGACTCTTTATTTAATTGGTTGCCAAAATAAAAGTATCCTACTAAAACAATGAATGTAAAGATTGGCTTTAAAAGCCAACTGGTAAAAACTCTAGTATCTTTGGTTGCTTTTTGTTGGGAAAGAATCAAATACAGGAATAAGGTAGAGACAGTAATAGTCAAAAATATATTTAGAAGAGAAACTGCTTGGAGTCTTGAAATCATTTCACCAAGCATTGCACCCATCATTCCCCCCATCATTCCAGCCATAGATCCCTCAATAACCGGGAGTATCCCAAATGCAAATCCTGCAGCAATACCTACCGAAATTCCAATCAATACGGAAATAAGGGAAGAAAGGAATAAATCTCCTTGATTTAAAAACCCAAAAAGAATCCCTGAGGTTATACCAATATTCATTGATATAGCCATAGATATAACCATGGATGCCATACTCTTCATCTTTGTTCTATATTGGTATGAAAGTATGATGGAAATTAGAGTCACAAGTAATAGTGTCCCTAAAACAAAATAGTGAAATTCGTTCATTCATCTTCGACCTCCTTTATTTGGTACATCATATGTCACTCCTAGACAAGCCATTCTTAAAAAAAGAATTCTATTTAAGAATAATTATTAAAAAATTCTAAATATTTAGTATTTACAAAAGGTTAGTATGGTAGTAAGATTATTTTTAATTACTCAATGAATATACCGTAGCGGGGTAAAGTACATTTGAGGAGGGAATAGAATGGCAAAAGGACAGAAAATATTGTTTCTTGGGGTCTATGGAATGGAAGTTGTAGAGTGCGGAGGTGCATTGGCTAAGAACGTTCTAAATGGTGGAGAATCATTTGCATCCATCATGCTGTGCCGGGAAACTAGCCAACCACAGGTTAGGAATGCAGCAGAAGTACTAGGAGTAAAGGATATTAAATTCCTGAATTTCCAGTATGGTACTGTTGATTTGAGCGTTGAATCCAAGAAGAAAATTGTGAAAATTATAAGGGAGGTTAAACCTGACATCATTATTACCCAAGATCCCGAACATTCCTTTCACGATTTGGACCCCGACCGTCGTCCGGCAATGACATTGCTTCTCGAGGCAATCGCCCTTTCGAGCAGAGATTTTGCTTTAGATGAACTTCCAGGATTAGAACCTCATCCGATTCCAACTATTTACTACATGACACCGCACCATCCTAATACTGTCGTTGACATTACAGAAGTATGGGAGAAAAAAGAACGTGCAATGGATATGCTTGATAGCCAATTAGAATTCAGTGGCATGCATTTTGATGAAATGCTTGATCCGAAAGCAGCTGAAATTCTGTATCCTGGATTCTCAAAATTAACCAACTTTCAGGAAAAAGGAAGAGCTATTCATCAAGTTCTAGATAAAGCTGTTCATGTTTATCATGGACTTGCAACACATGGACATTTTGCTCTTGCTGAAGCCTATCGAAGAGAAGGTAACTTCCATTTACAGGAATTAATTGTATAACAATTAAAAAGGGGGCCAGAGAATGAGAAAATTAATATCACTTATAATAATTACTCTTTTTGTTTTTTCTTCAGCAGGAAACAGTTTCGCTAAATCAGAAGTAGAATCACTAAAAATCGGGATTCTTAGTGATGAAAGCACGTTAAACCCCTATACTTACCAAACCGGTTATCCAGGTCTTGACTTGGTAAGTCTGCTGTATGACACTCTCTTACAATTAGATAAAGATAATAAACCAGTCCCTTGGCTTGTTAAAGAATATAAAGTCAGTGATAACGGATTAGAGTATAGCTTTAAGCTGAACGATAATATAAAATGGCATGATGGTGAAATGCTTACATCTGATGATGTTAAGTTTACTGTAGATTATTTCATTAAATATCCTAAATCCAGATTTACCAACCCTCTTAAAAACGTTGCCTCATTAACTGTTGAAAACGAAACAGACTTTACTATGATTCTTTCGAAACCTGATCCAAACTTTTTGATTCAACCCCTTGCAGATGTACCAATATTACCTGAGCATATTTGGTCAAAAATATCCACGCCTGACAGTGAAACCAATGCAATAGGCAGCGGCCCATACATTTTAAGTGAACATAAGGCTGACCAATATTATAAAATGACTGCCAACAAGGAATATTTTAAAGAAGCTCCGCCTATTCAAGAAATCATATTTCCAATCATCAAAGATACTACAGCACTCTACAATGCATTGAAATCAGGGGAAATTGATGCGATCTCATCAAATATATCTCCGGAGCTTGTTAGCCAATTTGAGTCTAACCCCTCATTAAAGATTTCACGTGGAGCAGGATTCAGTACCACATTATTCCAGCTAAATTCTGAAAAATATCCTATGACAGAAAAGCCTTTCAGACAGGCAATTGATCTTGCAATAGATAAAAAAAGTCTAGTTGATATCGTGCTTTTAGGATTTGCAGAAGTCGGCAGCCCAGGTTTTATTCACCCATCATCACCTTCTTACAACAGTGAAGTGAAAACTTCTTTCGATCCCGAAAAAGCAAAGCAAATCCTTGATGAAGCAGGTTTCAAGGATAACAATGGAGACGGTTTCAGGGAAGACCAAAAAGGTAATGAAATAAATTTCACCACACTAGTCCACTCAAACAATCCAATAAGAATCCGTGTAGCAGAACTCATTTCTGAAGCTATAAATGAGATAGGCATTAAAAATTCTGTAAAAGCTATGGAAGACACAACCATAATTAGTTTAATGTGGCCTGACTACGATGTTAGCAAGGGAAGAAACTTTGATATGGGAGTATTCGGCTGGTCAAACACGATGCAGCTTTTCCCTGATCGGATAGTCGAGTTGTTTTATTCAGATCCTGCAATTGGTGCTGTAAATATCGGTGGTTATAAAAACAAAGAATTTGATGCTCTGTCGGACCAACTAAGAACGACATTTGATGAGACGGAACGACAAGAGCTTATTAATGATCTGCAATTAATGGTAGCAGATGAAGCACCAATTATTACTCTCTATTATCAGGAAATCGTCAATGCTTATAACCCTGGAAAATATGATGGTTTTGTTTTCCAAACAGGAAAAGGGATAATCAATAAGTTGTCATTTGTCTCTGGGGAAAGAAGTGAAGATGCTGCTGGGAATAACAGTAATTCCGGTGGGGAAAGTAAATCTTCTGATGAAAAAACGTCTAATGACCGCAATTCAGTAAAAGAAAATAATAACGGGATTTTAATTTTTGGCGTACTTATCGTAATAGCAGCTATAGTTTTCTTCTTATTAAAAAGGAAAAAGAAGTCGAACGATAAGGATGATTTTGATTTTTAAGGAATAAAGGATCTATCCCGTAAAATTTTTTACGGGATTTTTTCCTAAACTAGCAGGAGGTGCAGAATAATGGGGAAATTTATGGCAGGCAAGCTTTTGCAATACACAATTGTTATCTTCTTAATGCTGACATTGAACTTTCTTCTGCCTAGG
The window above is part of the Mesobacillus jeotgali genome. Proteins encoded here:
- a CDS encoding ABC transporter substrate-binding protein, translating into MRKLISLIIITLFVFSSAGNSFAKSEVESLKIGILSDESTLNPYTYQTGYPGLDLVSLLYDTLLQLDKDNKPVPWLVKEYKVSDNGLEYSFKLNDNIKWHDGEMLTSDDVKFTVDYFIKYPKSRFTNPLKNVASLTVENETDFTMILSKPDPNFLIQPLADVPILPEHIWSKISTPDSETNAIGSGPYILSEHKADQYYKMTANKEYFKEAPPIQEIIFPIIKDTTALYNALKSGEIDAISSNISPELVSQFESNPSLKISRGAGFSTTLFQLNSEKYPMTEKPFRQAIDLAIDKKSLVDIVLLGFAEVGSPGFIHPSSPSYNSEVKTSFDPEKAKQILDEAGFKDNNGDGFREDQKGNEINFTTLVHSNNPIRIRVAELISEAINEIGIKNSVKAMEDTTIISLMWPDYDVSKGRNFDMGVFGWSNTMQLFPDRIVELFYSDPAIGAVNIGGYKNKEFDALSDQLRTTFDETERQELINDLQLMVADEAPIITLYYQEIVNAYNPGKYDGFVFQTGKGIINKLSFVSGERSEDAAGNNSNSGGESKSSDEKTSNDRNSVKENNNGILIFGVLIVIAAIVFFLLKRKKKSNDKDDFDF
- a CDS encoding YdhK family protein, producing MLRINTKGLMLFVLLTSLLLLLGACANANEEKNESTGNNNTEENQDNMDEDMEDMDHGNMDMSGSGEVPEGLKEAASPAYKVGSKAIIESDHMPGMKGSEATIVGAFDTTVYTVSYTPTTGGERVEDHKWVIHEELEGVREEALKPGAEVTINAEHMEGMDGVTAEIDSAEQTTVYMVDFTLTTNGEEVKNHKWVTEDELSPVE
- a CDS encoding response regulator transcription factor yields the protein MNKILIVDDEAQMRKLVKLYLLQEGYHVEEAEDGQEAIDMLRKDDYDLMILDVMMPMMDGWETIQHVRKMSDLPIIMLTAKGAVQDKVTGLSTGADDYLVKPFDEAELLVRVKALLRRTGHSNSGENILKYQGMVIDLIAREAMYEGLSIILTQTEFDILAALIEHRGKVLSREQLVDMIWGIEFMGEDRTVDSHIKNLREKLQKAGVDKSIVKTVWGIGYKME
- a CDS encoding plastocyanin/azurin family copper-binding protein, whose protein sequence is MNEFHYFVLGTLLLVTLISIILSYQYRTKMKSMASMVISMAISMNIGITSGILFGFLNQGDLFLSSLISVLIGISVGIAAGFAFGILPVIEGSMAGMMGGMMGAMLGEMISRLQAVSLLNIFLTITVSTLFLYLILSQQKATKDTRVFTSWLLKPIFTFIVLVGYFYFGNQLNKESVISKESPIHENHSQITTDDKDEQLNRITIQVNPSKFSYSPSKINLSKNKKVLLTFTNHDSIEHDIVIVKMPTLPNTDQENITSHGSHDSHGDGLHLHASPHEEGNISFTPTETGSYEFYCSLPGHRENGMVGIIVVE
- a CDS encoding HAMP domain-containing sensor histidine kinase: MPSRLKNISFKLGLLFSGIFVCFLLLLGLVLYSVFTNVLIDYIKQDVLTRGNNHARILEENFDRATIGHVVEMEQGVTTEVLIVDSENNIIAASKDPDNDMKKHLGENRKKSSYILEDDWRDHRYIISVSVIGDQEGYVYMYYPSNILREIVFVMNALITIASVGIILLAFGLIGILSKKLTSPLLAMKEATSKMSLGKYMQTIPVKGEDEVAQLGISIQKLGEQLQYFEDSRNEFLAAVSHELRTPLTYIKGYSDVLKKGMANSDEEKEEYLSIINKEAQRLSIMINDLFEMSKLQVGKFELDKRPVNLNELINKTATNLRPEVVKKGLKITLELEDGLPKTKVDKERMEQVFYNLLENAVKYSTEGEITIRSSTKKDLVVVEICDTGEGIPKPELSRIWDRFYRVERSRGRKTGGTGLGLYVVKQIIEAHGGQIQVNSKLNEGTVFTIYLKTSKERVE
- a CDS encoding PIG-L deacetylase family protein, producing MAKGQKILFLGVYGMEVVECGGALAKNVLNGGESFASIMLCRETSQPQVRNAAEVLGVKDIKFLNFQYGTVDLSVESKKKIVKIIREVKPDIIITQDPEHSFHDLDPDRRPAMTLLLEAIALSSRDFALDELPGLEPHPIPTIYYMTPHHPNTVVDITEVWEKKERAMDMLDSQLEFSGMHFDEMLDPKAAEILYPGFSKLTNFQEKGRAIHQVLDKAVHVYHGLATHGHFALAEAYRREGNFHLQELIV